In the genome of Campylobacter avium LMG 24591, the window ATTTCATAGATGATTTCTTTATTTAGCAAGGAAAGGTCTATTTCTAAGATCATTTTTTCAAATTCCTTGGCTTCTTTTGTGAAATTATTTTCTTTTTTGCTTCTGTATGTTGTTTTAGCTTTTAAATTTCTATCAGCTAGCTGCTCTAGCTCTACAAGCTCTTGAAACATCAAGCTAAATTCACTCTCATCCTTTCTGTAGTTTATAACAAAGGCATAAGGCTTATCTTTTTTAAGCTCATCATTTACAAGTTCCTCAAGCATGGCCACATTTTTTTCAAAAACCACCAAATCAAAATTCGAGTAAAAGTCCAAGATTTTCATCTTGGCATACCTTTTTCCGCTTTTACTCATAAAGGATTTAAATTCCTCTATCTTGCCTATGCAAGTTATAGAGCCGTTACCCTTTAAGTTATCAAAATCTACACTTTTATAATAATCAAATTTTAAAATTTCATCTTTATACTCATCTAGCGGGTGTGCAAAAAGGTATGAGCCGATGATTTCCTTTTCAAATTCAAGCTTTTCTTTTAAGCTAAATTCCTCATCATCTGCTTTAAAATCAAGCTTTATGCAGTCGGTTATCTCATCAATGCCAAAGATAGAGCCTTGCTCGTTTCTTTTTATTTCTGCTATCTTTCTTGAGGTCTCGCAAATTTGTTCTATATTGTCCATCAAGCATTTTCTTGTGTATCCAAATTCATCAAAGGCTCCCACTTTTATTAGATGTTCCATTGTGCGTTTGTTGATTTTGGCTGGGTCTATTTTTTTGATAAAATCATCCATACTCTTAAAGCCCTCGCCCCTTACGCTTAAAAGATTATTAACTGCTGGCATTCCAACACTCTTTATAGCTGCAAGCCCATACACAATGGCTTCTTTTCCGTCCTTGTTTATAGCGACAAATTCACCTCTAGCCGAGTTAATGCTAGGCGGCAAAAGCTCTATATCCATTCTTTTAAGCTCATCTAGATACTGCGCAACTTTTTCTACTTTATTTTGTTCGCTTGTTAAAAGTGCTGCCATGAATTCGCTAGGATAGTAGGTTTTTAAATACGCGGTTTGAAAGGATATTAAAGCATAGGCTGCCGAGTGGGATTTGTTAAAGCCATATTCTGCAAATTTTAAAATCAATTCAAACAAATCATCTGCTTTTTTTACATCATAGCCCTTGTTTTTAGCGCCTTCTAGGTATTGATTTTTAAGATTATCTAGAATTTCTCTTTTTTTCTTACCCATAGCCCTTCTTACATTGTCTGCACCGCCTAAAGAAAAGCCTCCTATTTCCTGCACGATTTGCATAACTTGTTCTTGATAAACTATCACGCCGTAAGTGTCTTTCAGTATAGGCTCAAGCTCTTTAAAGGCGTATTTAGCTTCTTTTCGTCCATGTTTTACATCTATGTAGTCATCAACCATACCGCTTTCAAGAGGTCCAGGTCTATAAAGTGCCAAAACAGCTATAAGATCTTCAAATCTATCAGGCTTTAAGCGTGAATTTAAGGCTTGCATGCCGTCTGATTCTATTTGAAATATCCCAAGAGTATTGCCGCTTTGTATGGTCTTATACACCTTTTCATCGTTTATATCTATCTTTTCCCAGATTATATCCTTATCGTATCTTTGTTTTATGAGTTTTACGGCATTATCAATAACCGTTAAGGTTTTAAGCCCCAAGAAGTCAAATTTTATCAGGTCAATGTCTTCCAAAAAGTCTTTAGAATACTGAGTTACAAGGTGTTTTTCATCATTTTTAGCAGGCCTAAAAAGAGGGGTTTTTTTCCATAAAGCCTCATTTGATATAACAAGGCCAGCAGCATGAACTCCGGCGTTTCTGTTAAGCCCTTCAAGTGCTAGAGAAAATTCCCACAACTCCTTGCCTTTTGAGTGATTTTGTATAAATTCAGCTATTTTAGGTTCTGTGTTATAGGCTTTTTCAAGCGTGATATTTAGTTCGTTTGGCACAAGCTTTGCCAACTCATCAGCATCACTAAGACTTACCCCGCAAACCCTAGCTACATCCCTTATAACGCCCTTTGCAAGCATTTTACCAAAGGTTATAACCTGAGCCACCTTGTCATAGCCGTATTTTTCGATAACATAATCAATCACCTCATCGCGTCTATCCTGGCAAAAATCCACATCAATATCAGGCATTGAAACGCGCTCAGGATTTAAAAATCTTTCAAAAAGTAAAGAGTAGGGCAGAGGGTCTATGTCGGTTATCTTTAGGGCATAAGCCACCAAAGAACCAGCGGCTG includes:
- the dnaE gene encoding DNA polymerase III subunit alpha; this translates as MAFTHLHLHTEYSLLDGANKLKELAKTLQQQGVTSVAMTDHGNMFGAIDFYKTMKQHNIKPIIGLEAYLHNADDISDKSSRQRFHICLFAKNQKGYENLMYLSSQSYIKGLYYYPRINKKILEEHNEGLICSSACLQGEVNWHLNTENERNVKFGAKGYEAAKEAALWYKSVFKDDFYLEIMRHGIKDQRYIDDLVLRLAKELDIKIIATNDTHYTFKERAAAHEVLMCINTGVKLDDPNRLRHSVHEFYVKSPEQMQELFLDIPEAISNTQEIANKCDLELKLGNPTPPNFKFTREYAKSFDLELKEDKEFSFENDDIVFEYLCKKGLDERLLYIDEQKHEEYKQRLQREIEVIKNMKFSGYMLIVQDFIAVAKSKGIPVGPGRGSAAGSLVAYALKITDIDPLPYSLLFERFLNPERVSMPDIDVDFCQDRRDEVIDYVIEKYGYDKVAQVITFGKMLAKGVIRDVARVCGVSLSDADELAKLVPNELNITLEKAYNTEPKIAEFIQNHSKGKELWEFSLALEGLNRNAGVHAAGLVISNEALWKKTPLFRPAKNDEKHLVTQYSKDFLEDIDLIKFDFLGLKTLTVIDNAVKLIKQRYDKDIIWEKIDINDEKVYKTIQSGNTLGIFQIESDGMQALNSRLKPDRFEDLIAVLALYRPGPLESGMVDDYIDVKHGRKEAKYAFKELEPILKDTYGVIVYQEQVMQIVQEIGGFSLGGADNVRRAMGKKKREILDNLKNQYLEGAKNKGYDVKKADDLFELILKFAEYGFNKSHSAAYALISFQTAYLKTYYPSEFMAALLTSEQNKVEKVAQYLDELKRMDIELLPPSINSARGEFVAINKDGKEAIVYGLAAIKSVGMPAVNNLLSVRGEGFKSMDDFIKKIDPAKINKRTMEHLIKVGAFDEFGYTRKCLMDNIEQICETSRKIAEIKRNEQGSIFGIDEITDCIKLDFKADDEEFSLKEKLEFEKEIIGSYLFAHPLDEYKDEILKFDYYKSVDFDNLKGNGSITCIGKIEEFKSFMSKSGKRYAKMKILDFYSNFDLVVFEKNVAMLEELVNDELKKDKPYAFVINYRKDESEFSLMFQELVELEQLADRNLKAKTTYRSKKENNFTKEAKEFEKMILEIDLSLLNKEIIYEIHELARSSHNPSNESNKKLVLKVRTVDSCLVYNTSFIVPEQLKEEISKKAKVS